Proteins encoded in a region of the Augochlora pura isolate Apur16 chromosome 4, APUR_v2.2.1, whole genome shotgun sequence genome:
- the LOC144468421 gene encoding uncharacterized protein LOC144468421 codes for MSTPSNSVSILRRQRGSIVRKITTFGKVLDKQDATTNLKITITEYLNSLTEAWTRFEAIQIELEIQDPSEETRREEIEESYMNVIIRAKALLQSCEPSNDPRTSGNVSPVSSACAPIAIKLPEMRLPMFDGTIENWTSYYDIFSSVIERNDNLTAVQKLQYLRSTLTGKAAACIKSLETTDSNYLDAIEILKEKFDCPRKTILRHCDAIQNMPRLAKDTPEAIDEMLDTLNQHLRALKNLGEPIESWNSFLVSTILSKINPETIWQWELTLADKNMPSYLHLISFLQKRANCSLTVRCIPTPATGIRNHSSATRAKDNHVVYPKQQIYFTSKFSQCSICDGEHSVRDCEPFNTYSLSERWEHVTKHSLCSNCLRAGHNARMCRSHFTCRLCNERHHTLLHQPRHSHTDSRKPLTPSTTSTTTSSFKEKEIVPEQSIRNP; via the coding sequence ATGTCCACTCCAAGTAATTCAGTCAGCATTTTACGCCGCCAGCGTGGTAGCATCGTAAGAAAAATCACGACCTTCGGAAAGGTTCTAGACAAACAAGACGCAACAACCAACCTAAAGATAACAATTACGGAATATCTCAATTCACTCACTGAAGCATGGACTCGATTTGAGGCAATTCAAATAGAATTAGAAATACAAGATCCTTCGGAAGAGACGCGACgagaagaaatagaagaaagttACATGAACGTCATTATTCGGGCTAAAGCTCTCCTTCAATCCTGCGAACCCTCGAATGACCCGCGAACCAGCGGTAATGTGTCACCTGTATCAAGCGCGTGTGCCCCGATCGCCATTAAATTGCCAGAAATGAGGCTACCTATGTTCGACGGAACCATCGAAAATTGGACAtcatattatgatatattttcgTCAGTTATCGAACGGAACGACAACCTCACCGCTGTACAAAAATTACAGTACCTTCGATCAACGTTAACCGGAAAAGCCGCCGCGTGCATTAAATCTTTAGAGACTACCGACTCCAATTACCTCGACgcgattgaaattttgaagGAAAAGTTTGATTGCCCTCGCAAAACCATCCTTCGACACTGTGACGCCATACAAAACATGCCGAGACTCGCGAAAGATACTCCGGAAGCCATCGACGAGATGCTAGATACATTAAATCAACACCTACGCGCTTTGAAGAATCTCGGGGAACCAATAGAATCATGGAACTCGTTCTTGGTATCGACGAttctatcaaaaattaatcCTGAAACGATCTGGCAGTGGGAACTTACACTAGCGGATAAAAACATGCCATCATACTTGCATTTAATCAGCTTCCTACAAAAACGAGCAAACTGCTCACTAACGGTACGTTGTATACCGACTCCAGCCACCGGAATTCGCAACCATTCATCAGCTACAAGAGCTAAAGACAATCATGTAGTATATCcgaaacaacaaatatatttcacatcCAAATTCTCGCAATGTTCAATCTGCGACGGAGAGCATAGCGTTCGGGATTGCGAACCGTTCAATACATATTCTCTGTCCGAGCGATGGGAACACGTCACCAAACATTCGTTATGTTCAAATTGCCTACGCGCGGGTCATAATGCTAGGATGTGTCGTTCACATTTTACATGTAGACTTTGTAATGAACGACACCACACTTTGCTACATCAGCCACGCCATTCACACACAGACAGTCGCAAACCCTTAACCCCCTCGACCACATCGACAACCACCAGCTCATTTAAGGAAAAGGAAATAGTTCCCGAACAATCAATACGCAATCCATGA